A single region of the Aeromonas hydrophila subsp. hydrophila ATCC 7966 genome encodes:
- the ruvX gene encoding Holliday junction resolvase RuvX, protein MSSRSIMGFDYGTKSIGVAIGQELTGTAQPLRAIKANDGIPNWDDIDKLLKEWQPDLLVVGLPLNMDGTEQEITVRARKFGNRLHGRFGKQVEFKDERLTTTDARARLFERGGYRALEKGSVDGVSAQLILEAWMEEQYG, encoded by the coding sequence ATGTCATCACGCAGTATCATGGGCTTTGACTACGGCACCAAAAGCATAGGGGTAGCCATCGGTCAGGAGCTTACCGGCACGGCCCAACCCCTGCGCGCCATCAAGGCCAACGACGGCATCCCCAACTGGGACGACATCGACAAGCTGCTCAAGGAGTGGCAACCGGATCTGCTGGTTGTCGGCCTGCCGCTCAACATGGACGGCACCGAACAGGAGATCACGGTACGGGCCCGCAAATTCGGCAACCGGCTGCACGGCCGCTTCGGCAAGCAGGTGGAGTTCAAGGACGAGCGGCTCACCACCACGGATGCGCGGGCGCGTCTGTTCGAGCGGGGGGGTTATCGGGCGCTGGAGAAAGGCAGCGTGGACGGAGTCTCCGCCCAGCTGATCCTGGAAGCCTGGATGGAAGAGCAGTACGGTTGA
- the dtpB gene encoding dipeptide/tripeptide permease DtpB yields the protein MRPSAPTGLLQQPKPFFMIFFVELWERFGYYGVQGILAVFFVQQLGFSQEQSFITFGAFSALVYGLISVGGYVGDHVLGTKRTMVLGAIVLVIGYFMTGMSIYNPDLIFYALGTIAVGNCLFKANPASLLAKCYERGDPRLDGAFTLFYMSINIGSLISLSLAPVIADHYGYTVTYNLCGVGLVIALLTFFACRHMVRDIGSEPDHLPLDYGKLLLVLLGSVALVFFCAWLMHHVVIANMVLMTVTLAVVIFFFREAFKLDAVARNKMYVAFVLMLEAVVFYVLYAQMPTSLNFFAINNMHHEMLGMSVNPISFQALNPFWVVVGSPVLAMIYTRLGSKGRDLTMPLKFTLGMLFCSLGFLTAAASGIWFADAQGLTSPWFMVLIYLFQSLGELMISALGLAMVAALVPQRLMGFILGMWFLTQAMASLLGGYVATFTAVPQGVTDPLQTLPIYTDVFGKIGLVTLLVAVVMALMVPWLNRMMHAGQGEEGEDLLSQQAKA from the coding sequence ATGCGTCCATCGGCCCCGACCGGGTTGTTGCAACAGCCCAAACCCTTTTTCATGATCTTCTTCGTCGAACTCTGGGAGCGCTTCGGTTATTACGGCGTCCAGGGGATCCTGGCGGTGTTCTTCGTCCAGCAGCTGGGATTTTCACAGGAGCAGTCGTTCATCACCTTCGGTGCCTTCTCGGCGCTGGTATATGGCCTCATCTCGGTGGGCGGCTATGTGGGCGACCACGTGCTGGGCACCAAGCGCACCATGGTGCTGGGGGCCATCGTGCTGGTCATCGGCTATTTCATGACCGGCATGTCCATCTACAATCCCGACCTCATCTTCTATGCACTGGGCACCATCGCGGTCGGCAACTGCCTGTTCAAGGCCAACCCTGCCAGCCTGCTCGCCAAGTGCTATGAGCGCGGCGATCCCCGGCTGGATGGGGCCTTCACCCTGTTCTACATGTCGATCAACATCGGCTCGCTCATCTCGCTGTCGCTGGCGCCGGTCATCGCCGATCACTACGGCTATACGGTGACCTACAACCTGTGCGGGGTGGGCCTGGTCATCGCGCTGCTGACCTTCTTCGCCTGTCGTCACATGGTCAGGGACATCGGCTCCGAGCCCGACCATCTGCCGCTCGATTACGGCAAGCTGCTGCTGGTCTTGCTGGGATCGGTGGCGCTGGTCTTCTTCTGCGCCTGGCTGATGCACCACGTGGTGATCGCCAACATGGTGCTGATGACGGTGACCCTGGCCGTGGTGATCTTCTTCTTTCGCGAGGCCTTCAAGCTCGATGCGGTGGCCCGCAACAAGATGTACGTGGCCTTCGTGCTGATGCTGGAAGCCGTGGTGTTCTACGTGCTCTACGCCCAGATGCCGACCTCGCTCAACTTCTTTGCCATCAACAACATGCATCACGAGATGCTGGGGATGAGCGTCAACCCCATCAGCTTTCAGGCGCTCAACCCCTTCTGGGTGGTGGTAGGCAGCCCGGTGCTGGCGATGATCTATACCCGGCTGGGCAGCAAGGGGCGGGATCTCACCATGCCCCTCAAGTTCACCCTGGGCATGCTGTTCTGCTCCCTCGGCTTTCTCACCGCGGCGGCTTCCGGCATCTGGTTTGCCGATGCACAGGGGCTCACCTCACCCTGGTTCATGGTGCTCATTTATCTGTTCCAGAGTCTGGGAGAGCTGATGATCAGCGCCCTGGGGCTGGCGATGGTGGCGGCATTGGTGCCGCAGCGGCTGATGGGTTTTATCCTGGGGATGTGGTTCCTGACCCAGGCGATGGCCTCTTTGCTGGGGGGCTATGTGGCGACCTTTACCGCCGTGCCGCAAGGGGTCACCGATCCGCTGCAGACCCTACCCATCTACACGGACGTGTTTGGCAAGATTGGGCTGGTGACGCTGCTGGTGGCGGTGGTGATGGCGCTGATGGTGCCCTGGCTCAACCGCATGATGCATGCCGGTCAGGGTGAAGAAGGGGAGGATTTGCTCTCGCAACAGGCCAAGGCCTGA
- the yidZ gene encoding HTH-type transcriptional regulator YidZ, with protein MRTLSELDLNLLVVFKYLMAERSVAGTAKQLSVTPSTVSKALAKLREWFADPLFVRGRKGLQPTNLALTLEEELTVWFQLTERIAALNSEAIPDGARFNLVMQSPFYNSLLSDLPMTIHGTYPNSVVKMLGWNRNSLDDIVNGDADLGVCVRESYSRSQLKLRNLPYYIDHEVLFCDRPVVFLRKDHPLLLQEWSLEHFLDCPHSSVVLEVLETWGLDLLLEDEGLARRVPVMVSSFEQSLHIASQADNDLIAVAPSYCAGYAAKYHPNLMAMPLPLPEALYQQLELTFILLWHKRHNQDAKVMWLLNEIRRLYHRESSPLAP; from the coding sequence ATGCGAACACTGAGTGAGCTCGACTTGAATCTGCTGGTGGTGTTCAAATACCTGATGGCGGAGCGCAGCGTGGCGGGCACGGCCAAACAGCTCAGTGTGACGCCTTCCACGGTGAGCAAGGCGCTCGCCAAGCTGCGGGAGTGGTTTGCCGACCCGCTGTTCGTGCGCGGGCGCAAGGGGTTGCAGCCCACCAACCTGGCGTTGACCCTGGAAGAGGAGTTGACGGTCTGGTTCCAGCTCACCGAGCGGATCGCCGCCCTCAACAGCGAAGCGATCCCCGATGGCGCCCGCTTTAATCTGGTGATGCAGTCCCCCTTCTACAACAGCCTGCTGAGCGATCTGCCCATGACCATACATGGGACCTATCCCAACTCCGTGGTCAAGATGCTGGGCTGGAATCGCAACTCGCTGGATGACATCGTCAACGGCGATGCGGATCTCGGCGTCTGCGTGCGGGAGAGCTACAGCCGCTCCCAGCTCAAACTTCGCAATCTGCCTTACTACATCGATCATGAGGTGCTGTTCTGCGACAGGCCCGTGGTCTTCCTGCGCAAGGATCACCCGCTGCTGCTGCAGGAGTGGTCACTGGAGCACTTTCTGGATTGCCCTCACAGCAGCGTGGTGCTGGAGGTACTGGAGACCTGGGGGCTGGATCTGCTGCTGGAAGACGAGGGGCTGGCACGCCGAGTGCCGGTGATGGTCTCCAGCTTCGAGCAATCCCTGCACATTGCCTCCCAGGCCGACAATGACCTGATCGCCGTGGCTCCCTCCTATTGCGCCGGTTATGCCGCCAAATATCACCCCAACCTGATGGCCATGCCGCTCCCTCTGCCAGAGGCGCTCTATCAGCAATTGGAGTTGACCTTCATCCTGCTCTGGCACAAGCGCCACAACCAGGATGCCAAGGTGATGTGGCTGCTCAACGAGATCCGGCGGCTCTACCACCGGGAATCGAGCCCCCTGGCGCCCTGA
- a CDS encoding Bor/Iss family lipoprotein: MFVGKYSVVLFLAILSGGCAKQVIDVNASQRFELGSARPVNSTEITSHFFFSDIDLGLNEKVDAAAICHGVENIISIETNVSFLDSMLSGITYGFYTPRSARIYCAA, from the coding sequence ATGTTTGTTGGCAAATATTCCGTTGTCCTGTTTCTGGCGATCCTGAGTGGTGGCTGTGCCAAACAGGTCATTGATGTGAATGCCTCGCAGCGGTTCGAGCTTGGCTCTGCCAGGCCGGTCAATTCCACCGAGATAACCAGCCACTTTTTCTTTTCCGATATCGACCTTGGCTTGAATGAAAAAGTTGATGCGGCAGCCATCTGTCATGGTGTCGAAAATATCATCAGCATTGAGACAAACGTTAGCTTTCTGGATTCCATGCTCAGTGGCATTACCTACGGTTTTTATACTCCACGATCGGCCAGGATCTATTGCGCCGCGTGA
- a CDS encoding cephalosporin-hydrolyzing class C beta-lactamase CepS, whose translation MKQTRALPLLALGTLLLAPLSLAAPVDPLKAVVDDAIRPVLKQHRIPGMAVAVLKGGQAHYFNYGLADVATGAKVNEQTLFEIGSVSKTYTATLGAYAVVKGGFKLDDQVSGHAPWLKGSAFDGITMAELATYSAGGLPLQFPDEVDSSDTMRAYYRHWTPPYQAGTQRQYSNPSIGLFGHLAASSLQQPFSTLMEQTLLPALGLEHTYLQVPEAAMARYAFGYSKEDKPIRVNPGMLADEAYGIKTGSADLLAFVKANISGVDDKALQQAIALTHTGFYRIGEMSQGLGWESYAYPVSEQTLLAGNSPAVSLKANPVTKFETPAAPGAMRLYNKTGSTGGFGAYVAFVPAKGIGIVMLANRNYPIEARVSAAHAILSQLAP comes from the coding sequence ATGAAACAGACCAGAGCCCTGCCACTGCTGGCCCTCGGCACCCTGCTGCTTGCCCCGCTCTCCCTGGCGGCCCCCGTCGATCCGCTGAAGGCGGTGGTGGATGACGCCATCCGCCCCGTGCTCAAGCAGCACAGGATCCCGGGCATGGCGGTCGCCGTGCTGAAGGGGGGGCAGGCCCACTACTTCAACTACGGGCTGGCCGATGTGGCGACCGGGGCCAAGGTCAATGAGCAGACCCTGTTCGAGATTGGCTCGGTCAGCAAGACCTATACCGCCACCCTTGGCGCCTACGCCGTGGTCAAGGGGGGCTTCAAGCTCGATGACCAGGTGAGCGGGCACGCACCCTGGCTCAAGGGCTCCGCCTTCGATGGCATCACCATGGCGGAACTTGCCACCTACAGTGCCGGGGGGCTGCCGCTGCAATTCCCCGACGAGGTTGATTCGAGCGATACCATGCGGGCCTATTACCGGCACTGGACGCCGCCATATCAGGCGGGAACCCAGCGCCAATACTCCAATCCCAGCATCGGCCTGTTCGGCCATCTGGCGGCGAGCAGCCTGCAGCAGCCGTTTTCCACGTTGATGGAGCAGACCCTGCTGCCAGCACTCGGGTTGGAGCACACCTATCTGCAGGTGCCCGAGGCCGCCATGGCTCGCTACGCCTTCGGCTACTCGAAGGAGGACAAACCCATCAGGGTCAACCCTGGCATGCTGGCCGACGAGGCCTACGGCATCAAGACCGGCTCGGCGGATCTGCTCGCCTTCGTGAAGGCCAATATCAGCGGGGTTGATGACAAGGCGTTGCAACAGGCGATCGCCCTGACCCACACCGGTTTTTATCGGATAGGGGAGATGAGCCAGGGGCTGGGCTGGGAGAGCTACGCCTACCCGGTCAGCGAGCAGACGCTGCTGGCGGGCAACTCCCCGGCGGTGAGCCTCAAGGCCAATCCGGTCACTAAGTTCGAGACGCCAGCCGCGCCCGGGGCTATGCGCCTCTACAACAAGACCGGGTCGACCGGTGGCTTCGGCGCCTACGTGGCCTTCGTGCCCGCCAAAGGGATCGGCATCGTCATGCTGGCCAATCGCAATTATCCCATCGAGGCCAGAGTCAGCGCGGCCCATGCCATTTTGAGCCAGCTGGCACCCTGA
- a CDS encoding AAA family ATPase, which yields MQTQPQITRLLTALEQVILGKPLQLKIALVTLLARGHLLIEDLPGMGKTTLAHALAQVLGLDCRRVQFTADLLPADLLGLQIFDPHQQQFRFHPGPVFAQVLLADEINRASPKVQSALLEAMAEGKVSIEGESHPLPSPFFVIATQNPADQAGTYPLPESQLDRFAVRLSLGFPTLEAERRLLRGASQSAPLERQLSAAELAALQAEATQIHLSDASLDYLLALVQQSRFDADLPQPLSPRAAQTLLAVSRAWALVAGRRFVSVEDVQAVFPYVAEHRLRGSFGVQRGEACPLSQRLLARVDPDRP from the coding sequence GTGCAGACACAACCACAGATAACCCGGCTGCTGACGGCACTGGAGCAGGTGATCCTCGGCAAGCCGTTGCAGCTCAAGATAGCGCTGGTGACCCTGCTGGCCCGCGGCCACCTGCTGATCGAGGATCTGCCCGGCATGGGCAAGACCACCCTGGCCCATGCCCTGGCGCAGGTGCTGGGGCTCGACTGCCGGCGGGTGCAGTTCACCGCCGATCTGCTGCCGGCCGATCTGCTGGGGCTGCAAATCTTTGATCCCCACCAGCAGCAGTTTCGCTTTCACCCGGGCCCCGTCTTTGCCCAAGTGCTGTTGGCGGACGAGATCAACCGCGCCAGCCCCAAGGTGCAGAGCGCCCTGCTGGAGGCCATGGCCGAAGGCAAGGTGAGCATAGAGGGAGAGAGCCACCCGCTGCCCTCCCCCTTCTTCGTCATCGCCACCCAGAACCCGGCGGATCAGGCGGGCACCTACCCCCTGCCGGAATCCCAGCTCGATCGCTTCGCGGTGCGCCTCTCCCTCGGTTTTCCCACGCTGGAAGCGGAGCGTCGACTGCTGCGCGGGGCCAGCCAGAGCGCACCCCTCGAGCGGCAGCTGAGCGCCGCCGAGCTGGCCGCCCTGCAGGCCGAGGCGACGCAGATCCACCTCTCCGATGCCAGCCTCGACTACCTGCTGGCGCTGGTGCAGCAGAGCCGCTTCGACGCCGACCTGCCGCAACCACTCTCGCCCCGCGCCGCCCAGACCCTGCTGGCGGTGAGCCGGGCCTGGGCGCTGGTGGCGGGCCGCCGCTTCGTCAGCGTGGAAGATGTGCAGGCGGTCTTCCCCTACGTGGCCGAACACAGGCTCAGGGGCAGCTTCGGGGTGCAGCGCGGCGAAGCCTGCCCGCTGAGCCAGCGCCTGCTGGCCCGGGTCGATCCGGATCGCCCCTGA
- a CDS encoding DUF58 domain-containing protein — MNWRQRRARWQQGWLARRIPPARQITLQGRCLFILPTRLGLWYLLLMLAIYLLGTNYQNNLVLLVAYGLGSLFMVAMWLTHRNLLGLSLLGGPAVLGEAGSPLPTPITVRSERPLQALQFSLNEGRLWLAQVDAVPQPLLLPVLGPRRGRLPLERLRVESRNPLGLFRCWTLLDLQLEGWLAPAPEYGPLRGEAVADAAGNRGQPTSASMGDFDMLRAHQSGEPLSRVAWKQLAQGRGLLVKQFCEPGQDDTHLSLPRVGGRDLEQRLAVLAWWCDDYAKRGIPFSLTLAGQTLGPDSGAAFLQRCRLALARVDAVEPPLETDLDAAR; from the coding sequence ATGAACTGGCGCCAGCGCAGGGCCAGGTGGCAACAAGGCTGGCTGGCCCGGCGCATCCCGCCGGCCCGCCAGATCACCCTGCAGGGGCGCTGCCTGTTCATCCTGCCCACCCGGCTCGGCCTCTGGTATCTGCTGTTGATGCTTGCCATCTATCTTCTCGGCACCAACTACCAGAACAACCTGGTGTTGCTGGTGGCCTACGGCCTCGGCAGCCTGTTCATGGTGGCCATGTGGCTCACCCACCGCAACCTGCTGGGGCTGTCTCTGCTGGGGGGGCCCGCCGTGCTGGGAGAGGCGGGCAGCCCCCTGCCCACCCCCATCACGGTGCGCAGCGAACGGCCGCTGCAGGCACTGCAATTTTCCCTCAATGAAGGGCGGCTCTGGCTGGCGCAGGTGGATGCGGTGCCCCAACCCCTGCTCCTGCCGGTGCTGGGCCCCCGGCGCGGACGCCTGCCGCTGGAGAGGCTACGGGTGGAGAGCCGCAACCCCCTCGGCCTGTTTCGCTGCTGGACGCTGCTGGACCTGCAACTGGAAGGCTGGCTCGCCCCCGCCCCCGAGTATGGCCCCCTGCGCGGGGAGGCAGTGGCCGATGCGGCGGGCAACCGGGGGCAGCCTACCTCGGCATCGATGGGGGATTTCGACATGCTGCGGGCCCACCAGAGCGGGGAGCCGCTGAGCCGGGTCGCCTGGAAGCAGCTCGCTCAGGGACGTGGCCTGCTGGTGAAGCAGTTCTGCGAGCCGGGGCAGGACGATACTCACCTCAGCCTGCCGCGGGTCGGCGGGCGGGATCTGGAGCAGCGGCTGGCGGTACTCGCCTGGTGGTGTGACGACTATGCCAAGCGGGGCATTCCCTTCAGCCTGACGCTGGCGGGCCAGACGCTCGGGCCGGACAGCGGCGCCGCCTTTTTGCAGCGCTGCCGGCTGGCGCTGGCCCGCGTCGATGCCGTGGAGCCGCCGCTGGAGACCGACCTCGATGCTGCTCGATAA
- a CDS encoding transglutaminase TgpA family protein gives MLLDNRRLLPLLALLQLLLIPALWPQLQLWVVAVSLLTLGGRAMMLWRGWRPPPAAALALLAMLGVALLGWQWRQLGTLPALINLLWLGYGLKLIEVRRERDVEQVLLLAFFLVALALVQRQSMGWALAMTGALWLAVTTLLAAVQPLGQRLWRRAGLILLLTIPLLLTLFLLLPRLAPLWQMPSSSRALSGLSEEVAPGDISELVNSSELAFRITFAAAPPPPKERYFPLMRQELFDGRRWLLSEQVRRWQQSQSVQMLPAANPATPLPPGSYQVIAEPQRLRWTLALADPEVLSGPVTLSPLATLYRQDRGDGRVSYRVSTAAMAPPADNAARRLNLQLPAGGNPKARAHALALKARHPTPEALAAALLGEFRQGDFYYTLQPPRLGQDAVDDFLFESRRGFCGHYATATAFVLRAAGIPARLVTGYLGGEWNPRGNYLEVHQFDAHAWVEYLDEQNRWQRLDPTAAVAPQRIEGGMPAALGGEFAAADPLSLQRYRNWALLNQLRWWGANLDYQWTRWVLNYDAASLWQQLGQRWPVLAGHTHWLILAAVLGVASLVGGLLIWRGPTPLPLRLWQPLRRRAARHGWQPLAGESLASWCERLAGLRPALARPLQQGAWLYRRWRYAPLSAAQRHRTLRQLRRRLRQICQRWDARY, from the coding sequence ATGCTGCTCGATAACCGGCGCCTGCTGCCGCTGCTCGCCCTGCTGCAACTGCTGCTGATCCCGGCACTCTGGCCCCAGCTGCAACTCTGGGTGGTGGCCGTTTCACTGCTCACCCTGGGCGGGCGGGCCATGATGCTGTGGCGGGGCTGGCGCCCGCCGCCCGCTGCCGCGCTGGCACTGCTGGCCATGCTGGGTGTGGCGCTGCTTGGCTGGCAGTGGCGCCAGCTCGGCACCCTGCCGGCTCTCATCAACCTGCTCTGGCTCGGCTACGGCCTCAAGCTCATCGAGGTACGGCGAGAGCGGGATGTGGAGCAGGTGCTGCTGCTCGCCTTCTTTCTCGTCGCGCTGGCACTGGTGCAGCGGCAAAGCATGGGGTGGGCCCTGGCGATGACGGGGGCGCTCTGGCTGGCGGTCACCACCTTGCTGGCGGCGGTGCAGCCCCTCGGCCAGCGGCTGTGGCGCCGGGCCGGGCTCATCCTGCTGCTGACCATCCCCCTGCTGCTCACCCTGTTTCTGCTGCTGCCAAGGCTGGCACCGCTGTGGCAGATGCCGAGCAGCAGCCGGGCCCTCTCCGGCCTCTCGGAGGAGGTGGCCCCCGGCGACATCAGCGAGCTGGTCAACTCCTCCGAGCTGGCCTTTCGCATCACCTTCGCCGCTGCGCCGCCCCCGCCGAAGGAGCGCTACTTCCCGCTGATGCGCCAGGAGCTGTTCGATGGCCGGCGCTGGTTGCTCAGCGAGCAGGTGCGCCGCTGGCAACAATCCCAATCCGTGCAGATGCTGCCGGCGGCCAATCCGGCGACCCCGCTGCCGCCCGGTAGCTATCAGGTGATCGCCGAGCCCCAGCGCCTGCGCTGGACCCTGGCTCTGGCCGACCCCGAGGTGTTGAGCGGCCCGGTCACCTTGAGCCCCCTCGCCACCCTCTATCGTCAGGATCGGGGGGATGGCCGCGTCAGTTACCGGGTCAGCACGGCCGCCATGGCGCCACCTGCCGATAACGCTGCCCGTCGCCTCAACCTGCAGTTGCCCGCCGGTGGCAACCCCAAGGCCCGGGCCCACGCCCTGGCGCTCAAGGCTCGCCATCCGACGCCAGAGGCGCTGGCCGCCGCCCTGCTGGGCGAGTTTCGCCAAGGCGACTTCTACTACACCCTGCAGCCGCCGCGGCTGGGACAAGACGCGGTGGATGACTTTCTGTTCGAGAGCCGGCGCGGCTTTTGCGGTCACTACGCCACGGCCACCGCCTTCGTGCTGCGGGCGGCCGGCATCCCGGCCCGGCTGGTGACCGGCTACCTCGGCGGCGAGTGGAATCCGAGGGGCAACTATCTGGAGGTGCATCAGTTCGATGCCCACGCCTGGGTGGAGTATCTGGATGAGCAAAACCGCTGGCAGCGGCTCGATCCCACCGCCGCAGTGGCCCCTCAGCGCATCGAGGGGGGCATGCCGGCGGCCCTTGGCGGCGAGTTCGCCGCCGCTGACCCGCTCTCCTTGCAGCGTTATCGCAACTGGGCCCTGCTCAACCAGCTGCGCTGGTGGGGGGCCAATCTCGATTACCAATGGACCCGCTGGGTGCTCAACTATGATGCCGCCAGCCTGTGGCAGCAGCTGGGACAACGTTGGCCAGTGCTGGCCGGCCATACTCACTGGCTGATCCTGGCCGCCGTGCTGGGGGTGGCCAGCCTGGTGGGTGGCCTGCTGATCTGGCGCGGCCCGACTCCACTGCCCCTGCGGCTATGGCAACCCCTGCGCCGGCGCGCCGCCCGCCATGGCTGGCAGCCCTTGGCGGGGGAGAGCCTGGCCAGCTGGTGTGAGCGCCTCGCCGGCCTCAGACCTGCCTTGGCGCGGCCGCTGCAACAGGGCGCCTGGCTCTACCGGCGCTGGCGTTATGCCCCCTTGTCGGCGGCTCAGCGTCACCGCACCTTGCGCCAGCTGCGACGACGACTGCGCCAGATCTGCCAGCGCTGGGATGCCCGGTACTGA
- a CDS encoding alanine/glycine:cation symporter family protein: MDTLIAMINDLMWGAVLIYLLIGVGIFFTFRLGFIQIRHFGHMFSVLRNSRKSDNAGISSFQALCTSLAARVGTGNLAGVAVAIYLGGPGAIFWMWLIAFIGMATAFVESTLAQLYKVKDEDGNYRGGPAYYMEKGLGMRWMGVLFSLCLILAFGLVFNAVQANSISLAMNVAFGIPDWVSGLALVVLSGLIIFGGIRGIARFAELVVPFMALAYILMALFVVAMNISELPGVFSLIIKSAFGLEQAGSGALGYAISQAMINGIKRGLFSNEAGMGSAPNAAATATPYPPHPASQGYVQMLGVFLDTIVICTCTAAIILMSGQFEPGSGITGVELTQRALSSQIGGGGNIFIAAAIFFFAFTSIVANYSYAETNLVFLEHNHKGGLMLFRMFVLGMVMFGSVGELPTVWAMADVSMGLMAIVNLVAILLLSGVAIKLARDYNDQLKLGKVPTFDANKYPEIRSQLEEGIWDNPAQNSKQA, from the coding sequence ATGGACACCTTGATCGCAATGATTAACGACCTGATGTGGGGAGCCGTGCTCATCTACCTGCTCATCGGCGTCGGCATCTTCTTCACCTTCCGCCTGGGTTTTATCCAGATCCGCCACTTCGGCCACATGTTCTCCGTCTTGCGCAACAGCCGCAAATCAGACAACGCCGGCATCTCCTCCTTCCAGGCCCTCTGTACCAGCCTTGCCGCCCGCGTGGGTACCGGCAATCTGGCCGGGGTGGCGGTGGCCATCTATCTGGGTGGCCCGGGGGCCATCTTCTGGATGTGGCTGATCGCTTTCATCGGCATGGCGACCGCCTTCGTCGAGAGCACCCTGGCCCAGCTCTACAAGGTCAAGGATGAGGACGGCAACTACCGTGGCGGCCCCGCCTACTACATGGAGAAGGGGCTCGGCATGCGCTGGATGGGGGTGCTGTTCTCGCTCTGCCTGATCCTGGCGTTCGGTCTGGTGTTCAACGCGGTACAAGCCAACTCCATCAGCCTGGCTATGAACGTGGCCTTCGGCATCCCCGACTGGGTCAGCGGTCTGGCACTGGTGGTGCTCTCCGGTCTCATCATCTTCGGCGGCATTCGCGGCATCGCCCGTTTCGCCGAGCTGGTCGTGCCCTTCATGGCGCTGGCCTACATCCTGATGGCGCTGTTCGTGGTCGCCATGAACATCAGCGAGCTGCCGGGGGTATTCAGCCTCATCATCAAGTCCGCCTTCGGTCTTGAGCAGGCCGGCTCCGGTGCACTGGGCTACGCCATCTCCCAGGCGATGATCAACGGCATCAAGCGCGGTCTCTTCTCCAACGAAGCCGGTATGGGCTCCGCTCCCAACGCCGCCGCGACCGCGACCCCCTATCCGCCGCACCCGGCCTCTCAGGGTTACGTGCAGATGCTGGGGGTGTTCCTCGATACCATCGTCATCTGTACCTGTACTGCCGCCATCATCCTGATGTCCGGCCAGTTTGAACCGGGCTCCGGCATCACCGGGGTGGAGCTGACCCAGCGGGCGCTCTCCTCCCAGATCGGTGGCGGTGGCAACATCTTCATCGCGGCGGCCATCTTCTTCTTCGCCTTCACCTCCATCGTGGCGAACTACTCCTACGCCGAGACCAACCTGGTGTTCCTCGAGCACAACCACAAGGGCGGTCTGATGCTGTTCCGGATGTTCGTGCTGGGCATGGTGATGTTCGGTTCGGTGGGCGAGCTGCCGACGGTGTGGGCCATGGCGGACGTCTCCATGGGGCTGATGGCCATCGTCAATCTGGTGGCGATTCTGCTGCTCTCCGGGGTGGCCATCAAGCTGGCGCGGGACTACAACGACCAGCTCAAGCTGGGCAAGGTGCCCACCTTCGACGCCAACAAGTACCCCGAGATCCGCAGCCAGCTGGAAGAGGGGATCTGGGACAATCCGGCGCAAAACAGCAAGCAGGCATAA
- the tal gene encoding transaldolase: protein MADKLTQLKALTTVVADTGDIEAIKRYQPIDATTNPSLVLKASEIPEYAALIEDAINWAKAQSQDKAQQIIDAGDKLAVNIGLEVLKIVPGRISTEVDARLSFDTQASIAKARKLIRLYNEAGISNDRILIKLASTWEGIRAAEVLEKEGIQCNLTLLFSFAQARACAEAGAFLISPFVGRILDWYKAKHNRDYTASEDPGVVSVTSIYDYYKQHDYPTVVMGASFRNTGEILELAGCDRLTIGPALLEELSKTEGAVVRKLNYTGERKAKPAPMTEAEFRWELNQDAMAHEKLGEGIRMFAIDQGKLETMLASRL from the coding sequence ATGGCCGATAAATTAACCCAGCTGAAAGCCCTGACCACAGTTGTCGCCGACACCGGTGATATCGAAGCCATCAAGCGCTACCAGCCCATCGATGCCACCACCAACCCCTCTCTGGTGTTGAAGGCATCCGAGATCCCCGAATACGCGGCGCTGATCGAAGACGCCATCAACTGGGCCAAAGCCCAGAGCCAGGACAAGGCACAGCAAATCATCGACGCGGGCGACAAGCTGGCGGTCAACATCGGCCTGGAAGTACTGAAAATCGTCCCGGGCCGCATCTCCACCGAAGTGGACGCCCGTCTCTCCTTCGATACCCAGGCCAGCATCGCCAAGGCCCGCAAACTGATCCGTCTCTACAACGAAGCCGGTATCAGCAATGATCGCATCCTGATCAAGCTGGCTTCCACCTGGGAAGGCATCCGTGCCGCCGAGGTGCTGGAGAAAGAGGGTATCCAGTGCAACCTGACCCTGCTGTTCTCCTTCGCCCAGGCCCGTGCCTGTGCCGAAGCCGGCGCCTTCCTGATCTCCCCGTTCGTCGGTCGCATCCTCGACTGGTACAAGGCCAAGCACAACCGTGACTACACCGCCAGCGAAGATCCGGGCGTGGTTTCCGTCACCTCCATCTACGACTACTACAAGCAGCACGACTACCCGACCGTGGTCATGGGCGCCAGCTTCCGCAACACCGGCGAGATCCTGGAACTGGCCGGCTGCGACCGTCTGACCATTGGCCCGGCCCTGCTGGAAGAGCTGAGCAAGACCGAAGGCGCCGTGGTTCGCAAGCTGAACTACACCGGCGAGCGCAAAGCGAAACCGGCTCCGATGACCGAGGCCGAATTCCGCTGGGAACTGAACCAGGACGCCATGGCCCACGAGAAGCTGGGCGAAGGCATCCGCATGTTTGCTATCGACCAGGGCAAGCTGGAAACCATGCTGGCCAGCCGCCTCTGA